From the Methanocaldococcus fervens AG86 genome, the window GCTAAGCTTGTAAGCTCAGCAGATGAAGGGGCTGTTTTAAAGTATGATTAATAAGATTGTATTTTTAGATTATCTCGCTGGATAAATTTTATTTTTAGATTTTAAGGTTTTTTATTGAATTTCGAAGGGTATTAAGTATTTGAATTAATTAAAATATTAAGATTTTTTAAAAGATTTTAGTTAATTATCTTTTAAGGCATATTTCCACAACAAATAAATTATATTTTAAAAAATAATTGCTTTAAAATTCTTTTTTAGTTCTAAAAAGCAAAATTTATATATGTGCAGAGGTATATAAACAAATGGGGTTAAGTACCCTCGACTTATAGGGTAGAGTAAAGCATAAATATTATGAGTGTTAAAAATGTGCTTATCTCAAATAATTGCCCTGTTAAAATCAGACCGGAACGGTATGGGAATTATTGTCCCTCCGTTTTGTTGTTTTTGTTGTTTCACAATTATATCATTTGGTTAAAATCAGACCAGAACGAAATGGAAATTTTATAACAATATAAAAGCTGTGTTCTATCGTTTTTTCCTTAAGTTAAAATCAGACCGTCTCGGTAGGAAAGAGTTTTTTAAACATTATATTTTTTACTGTTTTTCAAATGTTAAAATCAGACAGGTACGAAATGAAATCTAAGAAAATAAAAAATCAATTTTTAACTTTTTTACATTTTGCAATAAACACATTTTTTGTAAGTATTGGAGTTAGTGTAGCTGTTATCACCGATAAAGCAACGATTGTTACAAATATTTCATTTCCTATTAAACCAAGCTCTTTTCCGATTGATGCAGCCACTAAAGATGCTGAAATTTTTGGGATTGTTAATAAACCTCCAATAGTGTTTTTTACCCTATCAAAACCTAAAATTTTCAAAGCTATAAAGCCAGAGAAAAACTTCAATGTCACAGCTGAAACTAATGTTATTAATAATAGCTCTAAATTGCTTAAATCAAATATAACCCCAATGTTTGTTTCCATACCTAAAACTAAGAAGAATATTGGTATAAATAAACCATAACCAATTGCGTTTAAATTTTTGTTTAATAATTCGTCGTGCTCTTCTTTAGTTAAAGCCTCACTAACGGCAACGCCGCAAATAAACGCCCCCACTATTGGATGAATTCCAATAACTTCCCCAAGTATTATGGCAATAAATATAATGGATAGGACAAAGTGTATTCTTTGAGCATGAAGTTTTTCAAATATGCCAAGAATGTATTTAGATAGGAGAGGGATAGCTAAAAGCAAAGCCCCAATGTATAAAAATACTTTCAATAAAAACATCCCTATATCTTCTCCACCAGTTCCCAACTTTATAACAACTGACAGCAAAAGGAGGGTGAGCAAATCAACAGTTATGGTAGCACTTAAAATTATGGTTCCCAATCTAGTTTTTACCATCTTTAACTCATCCAATAGAGCATAAACAATGGCTACAGAATGGGATGCAAATATTACACTGTAAAGCAAACTGCCAATAAATCCTAAACCTAAATACTGCCCAATTAAATACCCTCCTAAACCAGGAATTAATAACGAGAAAAAAGTTAAAACTAGAGAATTTTTAAATTCTTCTCTTAAAGTTTCATTATCAACTTCTAGACCAGCTAAAAACATTAACATAATTGCTCCAAAATCTGCAAACACTTTTAGTGTTTCATCTACTTGCAATATATTTAACCCATAAGGCCCTATTATAATCCCTGCAATCATAATCGATGTTATGGCTGGAATGTTAAATTTCTTCAACAGATTTGGAATAATGAAGATTATCGACAACACTATAAAGAATACATAATAATAACCTTCCATTCCTTCACCACTAAGATTTTAGTTTTTAAATTAAAAGGGTATTATATTATATAATCCTTTTGCTTAAACAGAAATTGGTGATAGTATGTTGATTTTGGCAGGTTTGGGACTCTATGATGAAAACGATATGACTCTAAAAACACTAAAATTTGCTAAAAAGGCAGATAAAATTTATGCTGAATTTTATACAGCAGTTCTAACTGGAACTACAATAGAAAAGATAGAAGAAGTTTTAGGCAAAAAGATTCATGTTTTGAGCAGGAAAGAGGTTGAATATGATGGGTATAAGTTGATAGAAGAGGCAAAGGATAAAGATATAATGTTTTTAACTGCTGGAGATCCAATGGTTGCCACAACACATGTAGATTTAGCTATAGAGGCAAAAAAGAAAGGGGTTGAGGTTTTAATAATAAACGCTCCATCCATCTATTCAGCAGTAGGAATTACTGGGCTTCAATTGTATAAATTTGGTAGAACCGCTTCAATCGTGTTTCCAGAAGAAAATTACTTTCCAGAAACTCCATACAATATAATAAAAGAAAATTTGGAGAGGGGATTGCATACTCTTTGCTTATTAGATATTAGAGTTGATGAAAATGAAAAAAGGTTCATGACGGCAAATGAAGGGTTGAAAGTGCTTTTAGAGCTTGAAAATAGGAAGAAGGAAAATGTCATAAGTGAAGATACAAAGGCTGTTGTTGTAGCAAGAGCTGGAAGTTTGAAACCAAAGCTTGTTTATGGAAAAATAAAATATTTAATTAATTATGATTTTGGAAAACCATTACATTGTATAATAATCCCAGGAAAGCTTCATTTTATGGAAGAAGATGCGTTAAAGTATTTATGTGAAAATATTTAAAATTTGGTTTAACTTTCAAATAATTTGTTGTATTCGTTAATTGCCTCATCTAACTTCCCAAGTCTTTCCAATAATTTCGCTTTATTTAATATAGATGAACTTACCAACAATTTATTTTCGGGATTTTCATTAATTATTTCATCATAGATTTTTAATGCATCTTCAATTTTATTAAGATTTTCGTATATCAAAGCTAAGTAAAATTTTGCTTCAACGTCATTTGGATATTTTTCTAAATATTTATTTATGTGGCTTAATGCATCTTCATAGTTATTATTTGCCAATTCTAAATAGGCAATATCTTTATAAACATGTATTAGATTTTCATTTAAATTTATCGCTATTTTCAAAGCATCTAACGCTTCTTTTATATTTCCAAGTTTCTTTAAAATCCTCCCCTTTAAATACCACACATAAGCGTCATTTCTTCTGATTTTTAATATTTTATTTGCGCATTCTAATGCTTCATCCAACCTCCCAAGATTTTCTAATATTATCGCCTTCTCTCTTAAAATTGAAGTTAGATTTGGATATATCTTTAAAAATTCATCAAGAACTTCAAGTGCTTTGTCGTACTCTCCAAATTCCATATAAATTAATGCCTTATGAAATGGAGATAAATAACATGAGTTGGAGAGTTTTGATAACTTATCAATGTATTTTAAGGTTTTTTCATACTCGCCCTTTACAAATGTTAGACATATGAGATTTCCCAAAGACAATAGAGATGTTTTTTCAATAGTTTCTAAGTATTCAAAATATTTCACTGCATCTTCTATGTCTCCTTTAAGTTTTAATACAATTCCTTTTATATACAATACTAAAGGATTGTTTTTATCAACCTTCTGAACTTTTTCTAAGTATTCTAACGCTTTATCAAAATTTCCTTTATCTGCACATTCCAGTGCATTAACAACATTTTTTAATACTTCTAGCGTTTTTGTTATATCATCATAATTCATTTTAATCACACTTGATTGGTAATGTGGGATAAGTAATTTGTTATGCCTTAATAATCATTGAAAAACATGAATCCATTATGACCACAGCACTTAATTAACAATAATATTAATTTAATTCCTATAAATAGTTTGGGATTCAACCTTTCGAAAGAGTTGTTAAACTATTGTGGAATAACAATGCTGATATAAACCCATTAAAAGCATTTTTGGATGGTATTTCAAAATTAATGGAACAAATATTGTTAAAAATATGTAAAATCTTAATAAAATGGAGTTTATATTGTCCAATAAAATTGTAATATTCAAAGTTTTTAGGATTAAAATCGTGCTGTCATAATGGGGAATAAAAAGAAACCTAAGTATTTATTGATAAAAATGATTTTTTTTTGCGAAACTTGTAAAAATAGAGAAGATTTATAAAAACAGAAAATACTCCCCACCAAAAATTTTAAAAATTATTTATGTTGTTGAGCTTTCAGCATCGTTGTATAGTTCATCCCCAACATCAACGTCTCCTTCAAACCCTTTACTATCTTTTAGTGTCTCTATTCTAAACATGTATGATTTAT encodes:
- a CDS encoding cation:proton antiporter, which gives rise to MEGYYYVFFIVLSIIFIIPNLLKKFNIPAITSIMIAGIIIGPYGLNILQVDETLKVFADFGAIMLMFLAGLEVDNETLREEFKNSLVLTFFSLLIPGLGGYLIGQYLGLGFIGSLLYSVIFASHSVAIVYALLDELKMVKTRLGTIILSATITVDLLTLLLLSVVIKLGTGGEDIGMFLLKVFLYIGALLLAIPLLSKYILGIFEKLHAQRIHFVLSIIFIAIILGEVIGIHPIVGAFICGVAVSEALTKEEHDELLNKNLNAIGYGLFIPIFFLVLGMETNIGVIFDLSNLELLLITLVSAVTLKFFSGFIALKILGFDRVKNTIGGLLTIPKISASLVAASIGKELGLIGNEIFVTIVALSVITATLTPILTKNVFIAKCKKVKN
- the dph5 gene encoding diphthine synthase, with amino-acid sequence MLILAGLGLYDENDMTLKTLKFAKKADKIYAEFYTAVLTGTTIEKIEEVLGKKIHVLSRKEVEYDGYKLIEEAKDKDIMFLTAGDPMVATTHVDLAIEAKKKGVEVLIINAPSIYSAVGITGLQLYKFGRTASIVFPEENYFPETPYNIIKENLERGLHTLCLLDIRVDENEKRFMTANEGLKVLLELENRKKENVISEDTKAVVVARAGSLKPKLVYGKIKYLINYDFGKPLHCIIIPGKLHFMEEDALKYLCENI
- a CDS encoding tetratricopeptide repeat protein, which produces MNYDDITKTLEVLKNVVNALECADKGNFDKALEYLEKVQKVDKNNPLVLYIKGIVLKLKGDIEDAVKYFEYLETIEKTSLLSLGNLICLTFVKGEYEKTLKYIDKLSKLSNSCYLSPFHKALIYMEFGEYDKALEVLDEFLKIYPNLTSILREKAIILENLGRLDEALECANKILKIRRNDAYVWYLKGRILKKLGNIKEALDALKIAINLNENLIHVYKDIAYLELANNNYEDALSHINKYLEKYPNDVEAKFYLALIYENLNKIEDALKIYDEIINENPENKLLVSSSILNKAKLLERLGKLDEAINEYNKLFES